Proteins co-encoded in one Bacillus infantis NRRL B-14911 genomic window:
- the metC gene encoding cystathionine beta-lyase, protein MNEDCYRFETKLLHNKHKTDPVTGAVSVPIHHASTFHQKDLESFGKYDYSRSLNPTREALEEVIAGLEGGTRGFAFSSGMAAISTCFLLLSQGDHVVISEDVYGGTYRMVTEVLSRYGIDYTFADMTNLEEVKEAALPHTKLFYVETPSNPLLKVADIKSIAEIAREKDAYTFVDNTFMTPQLQKPLDLGADIVLHSATKFISGHSDVVAGLCAVKDPVLAEKVAFLQNSFGAVLGVQDCWLVLRGLKTLHVRLQQSMITAEKIALFLENHPLVKKVHYPGLESHPQFKLQREQAAGPGAVLSFELEDEDALRKFSDALEIPVFAVSLGAVESILSWPARMSHASMPAPERSRRGISDSLLRLSAGLENPDDLIHDFSRALSAAERTCHTARVKL, encoded by the coding sequence ATGAACGAAGACTGTTATAGATTCGAAACAAAGCTATTGCACAATAAACATAAAACAGACCCGGTTACAGGGGCTGTAAGCGTCCCGATTCATCATGCCTCCACCTTTCATCAAAAGGATCTTGAGTCTTTTGGCAAATATGACTACTCAAGAAGCCTAAACCCGACAAGAGAGGCGCTTGAAGAAGTAATTGCAGGACTTGAAGGCGGAACCAGAGGATTTGCGTTTTCTTCCGGTATGGCGGCCATCTCCACTTGCTTTCTTCTTCTTTCCCAGGGAGACCATGTCGTCATTTCAGAGGATGTATACGGAGGCACCTACAGGATGGTCACAGAGGTCCTCTCGCGCTACGGAATTGATTACACCTTCGCAGATATGACTAATTTAGAAGAAGTAAAAGAGGCTGCCCTTCCACATACAAAACTATTCTATGTTGAAACACCTTCCAATCCCCTCTTGAAGGTTGCCGATATTAAAAGCATTGCTGAGATTGCCAGGGAAAAAGATGCTTATACGTTCGTTGACAATACTTTCATGACCCCCCAGCTGCAAAAGCCGCTGGACCTTGGGGCAGATATTGTCCTTCACAGTGCGACGAAATTTATCTCCGGACACAGTGATGTCGTTGCCGGCCTTTGTGCAGTAAAAGATCCAGTGCTGGCTGAGAAAGTGGCCTTTCTGCAGAATTCCTTTGGTGCTGTCCTTGGTGTGCAGGATTGCTGGCTGGTGCTGAGGGGTTTGAAAACCCTTCATGTCAGACTGCAGCAGTCCATGATAACAGCAGAGAAAATTGCTCTTTTCCTTGAGAATCACCCACTTGTGAAAAAAGTGCATTACCCTGGGCTTGAGAGCCATCCGCAGTTTAAGCTGCAGAGAGAACAGGCTGCCGGGCCGGGAGCTGTGCTGTCTTTTGAGCTTGAAGACGAAGATGCGCTGCGGAAATTCTCTGATGCTCTGGAAATCCCGGTTTTTGCAGTAAGCCTGGGCGCTGTCGAGTCGATACTCTCCTGGCCAGCCCGGATGTCTCATGCCTCCATGCCTGCACCCGAAAGAAGCAGGCGCGGAATATCCGACTCCCTTCTCCGCCTTTCTGCAGGCCTCGAAAATCCGGATGATTTAATACACGATTTCAGCAGAGCACTTTCTGCCGCAGAGAGAACATGCCATACAGCGAGGGTAAAACTATGA
- a CDS encoding methionine biosynthesis PLP-dependent protein, whose translation MKALCKKGVNILVKTETLLAQLGNRSDQHTGTVNPPVYFSTAYRHEGIGKSNGYDYVRTGNPTREILEQAIASLEGADQGYACSSGMSAISVVLSLFRSGDELVVSKDLYGGTYRLLEQGFAKWGLVTKYADTSDIHAVSRQISPHTKAIFLETPTNPLMQQADIEAMAAIARQHGILLIVDNTFFTPVLQQPIRLGADIVIHSATKYLGGHNDVLAGLIAARGEKLCASLAHHHNAAGAVLSPFDSWLLMRGMKTLALRMKKHESNARKLAEYLNSHEYVEEVLYPGKGGMLSFRILEENWADLFLQKLNLITFAESLGGTESFITYPATQTHADIPEETRLANGICGKLLRFSVGIEDPEDLMKDLEQAFSGCVEGENAK comes from the coding sequence ATGAAAGCATTGTGCAAAAAAGGAGTGAACATATTGGTGAAAACAGAAACATTATTGGCGCAGCTTGGCAATCGAAGCGATCAGCATACAGGAACCGTCAACCCTCCGGTTTATTTTTCTACAGCTTACCGACATGAAGGAATCGGCAAGTCCAACGGCTATGATTATGTCCGGACGGGAAATCCAACTAGGGAAATACTTGAGCAGGCAATTGCCAGCCTTGAAGGAGCTGATCAGGGTTATGCCTGCAGTTCGGGCATGAGCGCCATCTCCGTTGTTTTATCTCTATTCCGTTCAGGTGATGAGCTGGTGGTGTCAAAGGATCTTTATGGAGGCACCTACAGGCTGCTTGAGCAGGGTTTTGCCAAATGGGGGCTGGTTACAAAATACGCAGATACCTCTGATATCCATGCGGTAAGCAGGCAAATCTCGCCTCATACGAAAGCAATATTCCTGGAAACGCCGACCAACCCGCTCATGCAGCAGGCTGATATTGAGGCTATGGCTGCAATCGCCCGCCAGCATGGAATTCTACTGATCGTCGATAATACCTTTTTTACGCCGGTCCTTCAGCAGCCAATCAGACTGGGGGCCGATATCGTCATACACAGTGCTACAAAATATCTGGGCGGCCATAACGATGTGCTCGCAGGCCTTATTGCGGCACGAGGAGAGAAGTTATGTGCCTCCCTTGCCCATCACCATAATGCTGCAGGAGCAGTGTTAAGCCCATTTGATTCCTGGCTCCTGATGAGAGGGATGAAGACCCTTGCCCTCCGGATGAAGAAGCATGAAAGCAATGCTCGTAAACTGGCTGAATACTTGAACAGCCATGAATATGTAGAGGAAGTGCTGTATCCCGGAAAAGGCGGAATGCTCTCCTTCAGAATCCTTGAAGAAAATTGGGCAGATCTATTCCTGCAGAAGCTGAACCTTATTACTTTCGCCGAAAGTCTTGGCGGAACTGAAAGCTTTATTACTTATCCTGCCACACAGACACATGCTGACATCCCGGAAGAGACCCGATTAGCCAATGGAATCTGCGGCAAGCTCCTTAGATTTTCTGTTGGCATCGAAGATCCGGAAGATTTGATGAAAGATTTGGAACAGGCCTTCAGTGGCTGTGTGGAAGGGGAGAATGCAAAATGA